The Kitasatospora paranensis genome has a window encoding:
- a CDS encoding DegT/DnrJ/EryC1/StrS family aminotransferase yields MTTTDLGLPAALGGTPAFPDGLPLTRVRVPDREAVLARIGDVLDSGQLTNGRTVAELEERAADLLQVPHVVAVSNCTAGLMLVLQAAGVGGGRPVVMPGFTFSATAHAAHWAGGVPLFAEAREEDITLDPADAEARLKAADRPAALMATHVYGTPCQVERLQEIADAAGVPLVYDAAHGFGSARGGVPVGGFGLAEVFSMSPTKVAVAGEGGLVATRDADLARTLRCARDYGNPGDYDTLFPGLNARMSELHAAVGLASLAGLPERVAHRGALVAEFAAVVDGLPGLRLALPEPGDTSTFKDLTLIVDAEVFGLGADALGRALKAEGIDSRRYFHPPVQRQRAYAHLGQADALPVTDRLAESVLTVPLWTHMDAVTVRQVAAAVIRVQASAGSLQAAGV; encoded by the coding sequence ATGACGACCACCGACCTCGGCCTGCCCGCCGCCCTCGGCGGCACTCCCGCCTTCCCCGACGGCCTCCCGCTCACCCGTGTCCGGGTTCCCGACCGCGAGGCCGTGCTGGCCCGCATCGGCGACGTCCTCGACAGCGGCCAGCTCACCAACGGCCGCACGGTGGCCGAACTCGAGGAACGCGCGGCCGACCTGCTGCAGGTGCCGCACGTGGTGGCGGTCTCCAACTGCACGGCCGGCCTGATGCTCGTCCTCCAGGCCGCCGGCGTGGGCGGCGGCCGCCCGGTGGTGATGCCCGGCTTCACGTTCTCGGCCACCGCGCACGCCGCGCACTGGGCGGGCGGGGTCCCGCTGTTCGCCGAGGCGCGCGAAGAGGACATCACCCTCGACCCGGCCGACGCCGAGGCCCGGCTCAAGGCCGCCGACCGGCCGGCCGCCCTGATGGCCACCCACGTCTACGGCACGCCCTGCCAGGTGGAGCGGCTCCAGGAGATCGCGGACGCCGCCGGGGTGCCGCTGGTGTACGACGCGGCGCACGGCTTCGGCTCGGCCCGCGGCGGGGTGCCGGTGGGCGGCTTCGGCCTCGCCGAGGTCTTCTCGATGAGCCCGACCAAGGTCGCGGTGGCCGGCGAGGGCGGGCTGGTCGCCACCCGCGACGCGGACCTCGCCCGCACCCTGCGCTGCGCCCGCGACTACGGCAACCCGGGTGACTACGACACCCTGTTCCCGGGGCTGAACGCGCGGATGAGCGAGCTGCACGCCGCGGTCGGGCTGGCCTCGCTGGCCGGGCTGCCCGAGCGGGTCGCGCACCGCGGCGCGCTGGTCGCGGAGTTCGCGGCGGTGGTCGACGGGCTGCCGGGGCTGCGGCTGGCCCTGCCCGAGCCGGGCGACACCTCCACCTTCAAGGACCTGACGCTGATCGTCGACGCCGAGGTGTTCGGGCTGGGCGCCGACGCGCTGGGCCGCGCGCTGAAGGCCGAGGGCATCGACAGCCGGCGCTACTTCCATCCGCCGGTGCAGCGGCAGCGCGCGTACGCGCACCTCGGCCAGGCCGACGCCCTGCCGGTGACCGACCGGCTGGCGGAGTCGGTGCTCACGGTGCCGCTCTGGACGCACATGGACGCGGTGACGGTGCGGCAGGTGGCCGCGGCGGTGATCCGGGTGCAGGCGTCCGCCGGCTCCCTGCAGGCGGCCGGGGTCTAG
- the mscL gene encoding large conductance mechanosensitive channel protein MscL, with protein MFKGFRSFLLRGNVVDLAVGIVIGAAFTAVVTGFVTAFLTPLIGVASGVVGDYSKEAFSVAGTTFPYGAFLNALISFVLVAAVIYFAVVLPVGRLQARFEPVKDTPVAKSDCPDCLSTVPAAAVRCAHCTSDLAGRPGFPSQPVRVH; from the coding sequence GTGTTCAAGGGATTCCGCAGCTTCCTGCTGCGCGGGAACGTGGTCGACCTGGCGGTCGGCATCGTCATCGGCGCAGCCTTCACGGCGGTCGTCACCGGGTTCGTTACCGCGTTCCTCACCCCGCTCATCGGTGTGGCCAGCGGCGTGGTCGGCGACTACAGCAAGGAGGCGTTCTCCGTCGCGGGCACCACCTTCCCGTACGGCGCCTTCCTGAACGCGCTGATCAGCTTCGTGCTGGTGGCCGCGGTGATCTACTTCGCCGTGGTGCTGCCGGTCGGCCGGCTGCAGGCGCGTTTCGAGCCGGTCAAGGACACCCCGGTGGCCAAGTCCGACTGCCCGGACTGCCTCAGCACGGTGCCGGCCGCGGCTGTCCGATGCGCGCACTGCACCTCGGACCTGGCCGGCCGGCCCGGGTTCCCCTCGCAGCCGGTGCGGGTGCACTGA
- a CDS encoding MOSC domain-containing protein — MPVLTGLHLYPVKSTYRLSPESADVEPWGLAGDRRWMLAGPTGRAVTQRDDPSLGQYRVRPHADGSLTVTDPDGARIHVPAPSVEAGDPAAEADVFGTFFPAAEAAKDVQVWFGERLGDVRLLHLDRPGTSRRIDPKYALPGETTSMADGFPLLLATTASLDALNERLAADHPAGDRRAQPLPMTRFRPNLVVGGTEPWAEDGWRRIRVGEVTFRVAKPCGRCVVTTTDQESGERRGPEPLLALGRHRRFGKQLVFGQNLIPERPDGSDGDLLGTVRIGDEVTVLEEGPRPAPDVRR, encoded by the coding sequence ATGCCAGTGCTGACCGGACTCCATCTCTACCCCGTCAAGTCGACCTACCGGCTGAGCCCGGAGAGCGCCGACGTCGAGCCGTGGGGCCTCGCCGGGGACCGCCGGTGGATGCTGGCCGGGCCCACCGGCCGAGCGGTCACCCAGCGTGACGATCCCAGCCTCGGACAGTACCGGGTCCGGCCGCACGCCGACGGCTCACTCACCGTCACCGACCCGGACGGTGCCCGGATCCACGTGCCCGCACCGTCCGTCGAGGCCGGCGACCCCGCCGCCGAGGCCGACGTCTTCGGCACCTTCTTCCCCGCCGCCGAGGCCGCCAAGGACGTGCAGGTCTGGTTCGGCGAACGCCTCGGCGACGTCCGCCTGCTCCACCTGGACCGCCCCGGCACCAGCCGCCGGATCGACCCGAAGTACGCACTCCCGGGCGAGACCACCAGCATGGCCGACGGCTTCCCGCTGCTGCTCGCCACCACCGCCTCGCTCGACGCGCTCAACGAGCGCCTGGCCGCGGACCACCCGGCCGGCGACCGCCGCGCGCAGCCCCTGCCGATGACGCGGTTCCGCCCGAACCTCGTGGTCGGCGGCACCGAGCCGTGGGCCGAGGACGGCTGGCGCCGGATCAGGGTCGGCGAGGTCACCTTCCGCGTGGCCAAGCCGTGCGGGCGGTGCGTGGTCACCACCACCGACCAGGAGAGCGGCGAGCGGCGCGGCCCCGAGCCGCTGCTCGCCCTCGGCCGGCACCGCCGGTTCGGAAAGCAGCTGGTCTTCGGCCAGAACCTGATCCCCGAACGCCCGGACGGCTCCGACGGCGACCTCCTCGGCACCGTCAGGATCGGCGACGAGGTGACCGTCCTGGAGGAGGGGCCCCGCCCGGCGCCGGACGTCCGCCGCTGA
- a CDS encoding right-handed parallel beta-helix repeat-containing protein produces the protein MGEHRVRVTQDSASRWRRRAGDYETLQEALAVAEPGDTVTVRPGIFREAVVIDKAVTLRAADGPGSVRIDPPGGIPLTLAAAAAVHDVVVEGSDRSLPAVLVTADGARLTGCRIDTRAATGVEIADGASAVLRGCTVANPAGLGVRLRAGARAGLQDCEIAAAGQAGLAVLGGAAAVLERCRIHHTGGAGLLLTGSGSGAELTGCEIYEIRGAGVQAEDGAVGRLTDCTIHRVTGNGLSLDTEAELGLAGCRIHDVPENAADLRGRSRLQLDRSTVHGFGRGALSVWDTGTEVSATGTEIHSAEGDYPALWVSDGARLALTDCALHDLPDALFVLDRESVASATDCSFSRIRASAVSVSGGATADLTDCRIQDAGTGLWFRDHGSGGLLTGCEISDVATGVIVAKGADPVLRACTVRGAGDAGVYVSAQGRGTFEDCRVSHGRGFGFHVIDGCRTVLTRCRAEQNGRSGFEFSETGPITEGCVADDVPPPPPALPAPRSAAPPPVPAAAPPLTAQLTTAVAAAPAAIAPIPDCRPADEALADLDALVGLATVKQEVRTLIDLITVGRRRRQAGLKAPSLRRHLVFTGAPGTGKTTVARLYGEILASLGVLQRGHLVEVARVDLVGEHIGSTAIRTAAAFDRARGGVLFIDEAYALAPEDGGRDFGREAIDTLVKLMEDHRDEVVVIVAGYTAEMERFLAANPGLSSRFSRTVTFPDYSADELLAIARSQCAEHEYALTEATADALLVHFAGLERGPAFGNGRAARQVFETMVERHAMRVAQLADPSTEELQLLVPADLPG, from the coding sequence ATGGGTGAGCACAGGGTCCGGGTGACACAGGACAGCGCCTCGCGCTGGCGCCGCCGCGCCGGCGACTACGAGACGCTGCAGGAGGCGCTGGCCGTCGCCGAACCCGGCGACACCGTCACCGTGCGGCCCGGCATCTTCCGCGAGGCGGTGGTGATCGACAAGGCGGTGACGCTGCGGGCCGCGGACGGGCCGGGCAGCGTCAGGATCGACCCGCCCGGTGGGATCCCGCTCACCCTGGCCGCCGCCGCGGCCGTCCACGACGTGGTGGTCGAGGGCTCCGACCGCTCCCTGCCCGCCGTCCTGGTCACCGCCGACGGCGCCCGGCTCACCGGCTGCCGGATCGACACCCGCGCGGCCACCGGTGTGGAGATCGCCGACGGCGCCTCGGCCGTGCTGCGCGGCTGTACCGTCGCCAACCCGGCCGGTCTCGGCGTCCGGCTGCGGGCCGGGGCCAGGGCCGGCCTGCAGGACTGCGAGATCGCCGCCGCCGGGCAGGCCGGGCTCGCCGTGCTCGGCGGCGCCGCCGCCGTCCTGGAACGCTGCCGGATCCACCACACCGGCGGCGCCGGGCTGCTGCTCACCGGCAGCGGCAGCGGCGCCGAACTCACCGGCTGCGAGATCTACGAGATCCGTGGCGCCGGCGTGCAGGCCGAGGACGGCGCGGTCGGTCGGCTGACCGACTGCACGATCCACCGGGTCACCGGCAACGGCCTCAGCCTCGACACCGAGGCCGAGCTCGGGCTCGCCGGCTGCCGGATCCACGACGTCCCGGAGAACGCCGCCGACCTGCGCGGCCGCTCCCGGCTGCAGCTGGACCGCAGCACCGTGCACGGCTTCGGCCGTGGCGCGCTCTCCGTCTGGGACACCGGCACCGAGGTCTCCGCCACCGGCACCGAGATCCACTCGGCGGAGGGCGACTACCCGGCGCTCTGGGTGAGCGACGGTGCCCGGCTGGCCCTCACCGACTGCGCCCTGCACGACCTGCCGGACGCGCTGTTCGTCCTCGACCGGGAGTCGGTGGCGTCCGCCACGGACTGCTCGTTCAGCCGGATCCGGGCCTCCGCCGTCTCGGTCAGCGGCGGCGCCACCGCCGACCTGACGGACTGCCGGATCCAGGACGCCGGCACCGGGCTGTGGTTCCGCGACCACGGCAGCGGCGGGCTGCTGACGGGCTGTGAGATCTCCGACGTCGCCACCGGCGTGATCGTCGCCAAGGGCGCCGACCCCGTCCTGCGCGCCTGCACCGTCCGCGGCGCCGGCGACGCGGGGGTGTACGTCTCGGCGCAGGGCCGCGGCACCTTCGAGGACTGCCGGGTCTCGCACGGCCGCGGCTTCGGCTTCCACGTGATCGACGGCTGCCGGACGGTGCTCACCCGCTGCCGGGCCGAACAGAACGGCCGCTCCGGGTTCGAGTTCTCCGAGACCGGGCCGATCACCGAAGGGTGCGTCGCGGACGACGTGCCACCGCCCCCGCCCGCACTGCCGGCCCCGCGCAGCGCGGCCCCGCCGCCCGTACCGGCCGCTGCCCCGCCGCTGACCGCGCAGCTCACCACCGCGGTCGCCGCCGCGCCCGCCGCGATCGCACCGATCCCGGACTGCCGCCCGGCCGACGAGGCCCTCGCCGACCTGGACGCCCTGGTGGGCCTGGCCACGGTGAAGCAGGAGGTGCGGACGCTGATCGACCTCATCACGGTCGGCCGACGCCGCCGCCAGGCCGGGCTGAAGGCGCCCTCGCTCCGTCGGCACCTGGTGTTCACCGGCGCCCCCGGCACCGGCAAGACCACGGTGGCCCGGCTGTACGGCGAGATCCTGGCCTCGCTCGGCGTGCTGCAGCGCGGCCACCTGGTGGAGGTCGCCCGCGTCGACCTGGTCGGCGAGCACATCGGCTCGACGGCGATCCGCACCGCGGCCGCCTTCGACCGGGCCCGCGGCGGGGTGCTCTTCATCGACGAGGCGTACGCGCTGGCCCCCGAGGACGGCGGCCGCGACTTCGGCCGGGAGGCCATCGACACCCTGGTGAAGCTGATGGAGGACCACCGCGACGAGGTCGTGGTGATCGTGGCCGGCTACACCGCCGAGATGGAGCGCTTCCTGGCGGCCAACCCCGGTCTCTCCTCACGTTTCTCCCGGACGGTCACCTTCCCCGACTACTCCGCCGACGAGCTGCTCGCGATCGCCCGGTCGCAGTGCGCGGAGCACGAGTACGCCCTGACCGAGGCCACCGCGGACGCCCTGCTGGTGCACTTCGCCGGTCTCGAACGCGGGCCGGCGTTCGGCAACGGACGAGCCGCCCGGCAGGTGTTCGAGACCATGGTGGAGCGGCACGCCATGCGGGTCGCGCAGCTCGCCGACCCGTCCACCGAGGAACTCCAGTTGCTCGTCCCCGCCGACCTGCCCGGCTGA
- a CDS encoding hydrolase: MLEHFGLRAPALRSRELWADTRSGVRVTTARPLDLLLFNATDDAFGAHVGVCAGEDAVLHLCAEVGRPAVWRPADFAARERYRVLVGIKRITDVVGAADIS; this comes from the coding sequence GTGCTGGAGCACTTCGGTCTCCGCGCACCGGCGCTGCGCTCCCGCGAGCTGTGGGCCGACACCCGGTCCGGTGTCCGGGTCACGACGGCCCGGCCGCTGGACCTCCTGCTGTTCAACGCCACCGACGACGCCTTCGGCGCCCATGTGGGCGTCTGCGCGGGCGAGGACGCGGTGCTCCACCTGTGCGCGGAGGTCGGCCGGCCGGCGGTGTGGCGGCCGGCCGACTTCGCGGCCCGGGAGCGCTACCGGGTCCTGGTCGGCATCAAGCGCATCACGGACGTGGTGGGCGCCGCGGACATCAGCTGA